Within Planococcus citri chromosome 2, ihPlaCitr1.1, whole genome shotgun sequence, the genomic segment CGTGTATGCTGCGTTAATCGCGGTTGTTAATTCGAAGGTTTGTAACGATTAAGTTTCAGATAATGCCTCGTCattatgatttattttaatttcatatctCTTTTTATATTGCAGTTTCCCAACATAGGCGAATTATTGATACAAAGATGTgtgaatcaatttaaaaatagttATAGAAGGAATGATAAAGCATCTTGTCTTGCTGCTGCGACGTTTATTGCTCACCTTGTAAATCAAAGAATGGTAAGTTAATTTTATCGAACCTTTAACtgtatttattcgattttttttttaaatcgtgcaTTTGTATTTCTTAAACAGCTACACGAAATAGCAGCTCTACAAATCTTGCAATTTCTACTCTTTCGTCCAACTAATGATTCTGTGGAAATCGCCATCGCATTTTTGAAGGAATGTGGTGAAAAATTAGGTGAAGTTTCGCCCAAAGGTCTATTTTCTGTGTTCGATTCTCTTCGTAAACTATTACAAGAAGGAGATCTTGATAAGCGAGTATGTGATCCAAATACTTACAAAGATTAATTACTATTTCGAAGCAGAAAACttattaaattcaatttcaggTTCAATATATGATAGAAGTGATGTATCAAGTCAGGAAAGACAAATTCAAAGATTATCCAGCCCTAATGGAAGAACTTGATCTTATTGACGAAGAAGAACAAATTATGCATATGGTTTCAATTGACGATAAATTCGATAATCAAGATATTCTGAGTAAATATAAACGCATactttttttaatatcattatTGTATTACAtttacttgaatatttttatttcattgcaGATGTATTTAGACATGATCCCGATTACGAAGAAAACGAGAATAAATACAAACAGTTATGTAAAGAAATTCTAGGAGATGACGAAagtgacgacgacgatgaagatgGTGATAGCGAAGGATCAGATGATTCCGAAGAAGCAGACGACGATGATCCAGACtctgaaaaaagtaataattgaGCATCTGTTGTATGtttcgttgtgtttttttacttGTATCTGAATTAACTCAGTAATTTTATGTTTGTATTACAGATTTAATTCGAGACGAAACAGAAACTAATTTAGTTGCATTCCGGCGAACGGTGTATTTAACTATCAATAGTTCATTGGATTTCGAAGAATGTGCACACAAGTTACTTAAAATGCAGATGAAACCTGGACAAGAAGTAGAATTGTGTCACATGTTTTTAGATTGTTGCACGCAGCAACGTACGTACGAAAAATTTTTCGGTCTATTAGCGCAGGTAAAGTGTTTCTTGCATTCCTCTCTCGATATAAACTTTTCCCTGTCTTAACATtaccatttttgtttttcagaggTTTTGTCAAATTAACAGAATTTACATTGAACCGCTTAAACAAATATTCGTCGATAGCTACCACACTATTCATAGATTAGACACGAACAGACTACGCAACGTAGCGAAATTTTTCGCTCATTTATTATACTCCGATGCGATACCGTGGACAGTTCTAGCCGTAATTCGACTAAGCGAAGACGATACTACTCCTTCAGGAAGAGTattcattaaaatattattcCAAGAACTGTGCGAATATATGGGATTGGCTAAATTACGTGGCCGTCTTTCAGAACCGTATGTATTTTGAGCTTGTTTTTAGCGtgtatttgaaatattattgCTAATATAATGAATATTCAACTTGCAGGGAAATGCAGGAAGCTGTCGAAGGATTATTCCCCAAAGATAATCCGAAGAATACCagattttccattaattttttcactttgatcGGGTTAGGAGGCCTGACGTAAGTGATTCCTATACATACGCCGCTAGATGTTTCGAGTGTCTGAaattaatccttttttttttttctgttctgtaGCGATGATTTGAGAGAATGGTTAAAGAACGGTGCTGTAGAAAATGCTCCTCCTGTGATGGAAGCTATCCAAGAAGCGGTACAAAAAGCAAAGAAAACTAAAAAGCCTGCGTCTcctgaagaaaaatcaaagaaaaagcCAGTTTCTAAAGAAAagtcgaagaagaaaaagaaaccaACATCCTCGAAAGAAAAACAACATAAATCAAGGAGAAGACGGTCACCCTCAACTTCCTCCTCTTCTTCATCCTCCAgttcttcgtcgtcgtcatcttctTCGAGTTCTTCATCGTCGTCCGATTCGTCTTCATCGTAGGGACGTATCCTGATATCGTTTTTTGGTGAACGTAAATTGATCATCGAATGTACATATTTAACGCATAATTTGCGTTTTTATGGCTCCGAATTGTGTGTAATATAAATGTATATAAGCTGAAATGTAAGACTTGAGTGATTAATGAATTTTgttagttcatttttaaatatatatttttttatcgtaaTTGAAGAGACGAATAAAAGTTGATGTTCACTCATTTTTCTTTAGTTTGTTCGAATCGTTTCGACTTGAACACGGAgaatgaaaatgtttctttaaTTTTAACTCATACATTTGAATATCGTACCAATGAGACAATGAGAGCaattatttcacaaaatttactaaaatcaTAGCACTTTATTTGGAAGTTGACCATCAATTAACATCAAGTAATTAACAATTATATATGGTCGATTCAAGCAATACATTCTATGTTCTCGTAATTACTAGCAAAGTAATGTaaaatctattgaaaaaaatttaaacaaattattGGGTAATGAACGGTAGTAGGTAACTTAAACGAAGACTGAGTCTCGAATGATATTGGTAGCTAGAAATATTTCTTCAGAGCAAACATGAGCTGTCAAATTGTGCTGACCGAGACGAGACGATACATGCGGCAATGATGAAGAGCCATACAATACAAATTCTTTTTGAAACGGTGACGCTGTGATTGCGTTATGACGAGCTTCACTTCCACGATGATGAGCGATTGCTTGACTGATTGAAGATGCGGTGTGGTGAAGAGCTTCGTTGGTGCTGGAGATGAAACTGCTTTCGCCCCGTTTGTGTTTttcctaaagaaaaaaaaaacacattgtttttatgtagaaaatatatttttttgaaaaatttgcaaacgtACTATTGCACTGGCATGTTGCGCAGTTTTGTACTCCGTTTCCTTGgcgaataaataaatgagtCGACGACCAAGTTTGGAATCTGGTCCATTAGGGACAATAATTTCGTTTTGGTTGAGTACATGCTctattaatatttttctttcttcttcttcaaaagATTCTTCTGGGAAAAGTTTGAATTGCAAAGAGTTGTATCGCATAACGATCTTTTCAATGTCACTGATTTCATCGGCAACAACCTAAACAAGAAATGGTACTgtaaatgtatgaaaaatacctccagaaaatattaatatttttttgaaaagtaaccTTATATTGCGTTAAATCGATATTATTCCTCGTTGTGCTGACGGTTTTCTGCACCAATGAGACGATTCGTTCGTCTAACGATGACGAATAGCGTCTCATCATGTTGACAGTTTCATCGTTCACAACAACGTATAAACCAGCGTGAGTAAGAGTAGGTATGAGTAAAGAAAACACGtctgataaatttttacgaGATTCGAAAAAGTGTAAAACTTTTTCAGATTCTTTGGTGTCGTCAAAAAGGCATTTTTGTCTGGTAGCCGGCACTGGTATACTATTATCCCACACTTCTTTCCACATATTACCCGGCAATAACATTCGATTGCttaatttacctgaaaaaagAAAGCTTGAAATACGGTTCTGTTTAGCTAATGAATGTCTAATCCATAAACATTACCTTTCTTTTGACCGTATTTATCCGATTCATTACTTTCGATCCAATCCCTAGGGGAATACCAGCGTATAAAATCTTCCAATATGGCTCCAGGGTTAGCAGCCTGTAAAATATTATACAATCATTACGCATCATcaattgaatcggtcagtgcagaaaggtaacaagtcacatttttgaaaaaaattttttttgcggaaatgggggtttcaaagtatggcggatcgactggtgatgtcagatttccgcaaaactgccgggaaagtggtatttgggcgcagaaaaagggcggatccgcatttatgacttttttgtaaaattttttaaattccttgaaaaataactaacatttttgagaagaccattttttgaaatttaagttaatctctgaactgaaaaatgatgaaaaaattaacaacttcgacaaaaagtcttagaactcaaggggtttttggtcaatttaaacgggatagcagtctaaatgatgtacttagatgtagaatcaagccccattcgtgcccgagaaatttcgaaagaaattttgtcaattcagtgcagaaagggtctaagtcccatttgtttaggcagcaacagcactggcgcacgtgaatatttttttttggaaactgcgctaaaagttgtgtcttggggtcctctttcaatgaccttaagcatgtttactgaaattttttgatttttgaatgaatcagttttttgttattcctgaaaaacgcaaaaatggacttatgccctttctgcactgaccgattcaatttACACGAACGAAAAAGGTAAATCATCAAGGTACCTTAAAAGATTCCATGTCGGAATAGAGAGAAGCACACATCATTCGGGCTCGCAACTTGGATCCGTGCGAATCGGAGcctaatttcattaaaacaacGGCATCATCTTCCAACTGATCCTCAGTTTTTGGTGTCATTTCCTGCagaccaaaaaacaaaaaatactgaGCACGAGAGATTCTTCGGTTGAAGTGTTTGCGGACAAATTATGTACCTGCGTAATAGGAATATACATATAATCCCCGGTTTCGATCAATCTGAGGTTATTGAACTTTCGAAGTCGTCCCTCTGGTTGATTCCATAATGATATTTTAGGTCTCGGGATATTATCACCGTCTTCT encodes:
- the ncm gene encoding pre-mRNA-splicing factor CWC22 homolog, with the translated sequence MERAKHSRSRSPDVDEDKQHLSKKLKDSHYSRGDRDKEHHRKEYRDDRRREDRRKYDREDRRRDDTHKDVSREDRRRDDYRSDRHRSDYRRREDTGRRRSRTPTDQKYPDSKKEINKENENVSENKAEPDKTDERKIAKKDDINLRTGGAYIPPAKLRMMAQNITDKSSAAYQRIAWEALKKSIHGLINKVNVANIGIIVRSLLKENIVRGKGLLCRSLLQAQAASIKFTNVYAALIAVVNSKFPNIGELLIQRCVNQFKNSYRRNDKASCLAAATFIAHLVNQRMLHEIAALQILQFLLFRPTNDSVEIAIAFLKECGEKLGEVSPKGLFSVFDSLRKLLQEGDLDKRVQYMIEVMYQVRKDKFKDYPALMEELDLIDEEEQIMHMVSIDDKFDNQDILNVFRHDPDYEENENKYKQLCKEILGDDESDDDDEDGDSEGSDDSEEADDDDPDSEKNLIRDETETNLVAFRRTVYLTINSSLDFEECAHKLLKMQMKPGQEVELCHMFLDCCTQQRTYEKFFGLLAQRFCQINRIYIEPLKQIFVDSYHTIHRLDTNRLRNVAKFFAHLLYSDAIPWTVLAVIRLSEDDTTPSGRVFIKILFQELCEYMGLAKLRGRLSEPEMQEAVEGLFPKDNPKNTRFSINFFTLIGLGGLTDDLREWLKNGAVENAPPVMEAIQEAVQKAKKTKKPASPEEKSKKKPVSKEKSKKKKKPTSSKEKQHKSRRRRSPSTSSSSSSSSSSSSSSSSSSSSSSDSSSS